A stretch of the Rosa rugosa chromosome 5, drRosRugo1.1, whole genome shotgun sequence genome encodes the following:
- the LOC133711968 gene encoding nucleoside hydrolase 3-like isoform X1: protein MLLQKHFSWGVLVVLVVVIGGSLQTVVEGRPRRILLDTDVDTDDFFALLYLLKLNRSEFQLEAVTVNANAWTNSGHAVNHIYDLLYMMGRDDVAVGVGGEGGILEDGTILPNVGGYLPLIEQGTTTAGGCRYRQAIPVGPGGRLDIDTNFGIRKAFLPQGSRRYSPFRQPTAQQVMIDKISAGPKITVIVIGAHTNFAIFLMNNPHLKKNVKHIYVMGGGVRSKNPTGCCPKNATSTCVPEQCGDPGNLFTDYTSNPYAEFNIYGDPFAAYQVIHSGIPVTLVPLDATNTIPINQNFYEAFEKSQTTYEAQYCFKSLKMQHDTWFDNQFFTSYFMWDSFTSGVAVSIMQNSDNSSHPENEFAEMEYMNITVITSNEPYGVSDGSDPFFDGLKVPKFNLSKNGVHSGHVQTGLRDPFCIVKNGKGKCKDGYTAEVTGPEAVTVLVATKAKPNKDVESPLNREFFKSFLEVLNSPQQTGKFNFTTQFPFYKEVTYKPDFGNTKLGKPVVFDMDMSAGDFLALLYLLKVPVEEINLKAILVTPTGWANAATIDIIYDLLHMMGRDDIPVGRGDVFAMNQSDPSFSAVGDCKNVKAIPHGGGGLLDSDTLYGLARDLPRSPRRYTAENSVKYQAPRDTDNPELRQPLALEVWESVVKTLDPGSKVIILTNGPLTTLASIILSENNTSSLIQDVYIVGGHICRSENDKGNVFSIPSSEYAEFNMFLDPLAAKTVFDSSLNITLIPLGIQQRVSDFPKILKRLRSTKKTTPEALFAWRLLSRLYRLQQLHHSYHHMGTFSGELLGAVLLDGDSHLSQSFKLKHFKVFADDIESRDGEILTYQNQGKLVKVLDKVNPRAYYELFAERLSDSKQSAVLASFEEQKKLWQKPPNQTEPAE, encoded by the exons ATGCTGTTGCAGAAGCACTTTTCTTGGGGAGTGCTTGTGGTACTAGTTGTGGTTATCGGGGGTAGCTTGCAGACTGTGGTGGAGGGACGCCCTCGCCGGATTCTTTTGGATACCGACGTCGACACCGATGATTTCTTTGCTCTCTTGTACCTCTTGAAGCTCAACAGATCAGAGTTTCAGTTGGAG GCAGTAACAGTCAATGCAAATGCGTGGACCAATTCGGGGCATGCTGTGAACCATATATATGACCTCCTTTACATGATGGGACGTGATGATGTTGCTGTTGGAGTTGGAGGTGAGGGTGGTATACTAGAAGATGGTACAATTCTCCCAAATGTTGGTGGATATCTTCCATTAATCGAACAG GGAACTACAACAGCAGGAGGATGCAGATATAGACAAGCTATTCCTGTAGGACCTGGAGGTCGATTAGATATCGATACTAATTTTGGCATCCGAAAAGCTTTTCTCCCACAG GGGAGCAGGAGATATAGTCCATTTCGACAACCTACTGCTCAGCAAGTGATGATTGACAAAATATCTGCAGGTCCCAAAATAACTGTGATTGTTATAGGAGCACATACAAACTTTGCCATATTCCTTATGAATAATCCACACTTGAAGAAGAATGTTAAGCATATTTATGTGATGGGGGGTGGTGTGAGATCAAAGAACCCAACTGGTTGTTGCCCCAAAAATGCCACCTCGACTTGTGTGCCTGAGCAGTGTGGTGATCCTGGTAACTTGTTCACTGACTATACCAGTAATCCTTATGCAGAGTTCAATATCTATGGAGACCCTTTTGCTGCTTACCAG GTTATTCATTCAGGAATTCCTGTCACCCTTGTTCCTTTAGATGCAACAAACACCATTCCGATTAATCAAAACTTCTATGAAGCATTTGAGAAGAGTCAGACTACATATGAGGCACAATATTGCTTCAAGTCCTTGAAAATGCAACATGATACTTGGTTCGACAACCAATTCTTCACT AGCTATTTTATGTGGGACTCTTTTACATCTGGTGTAGCAGTCTCAATCATGCAAAACTCGGATAATAGCAGTCATCCAGAGAATGAATTTGCTGAAATGGAGTACATGAACATAACTGTTATTACTTCGAATGAACCTTATGGGGTCTCTGATGGCTCCGATCCTTTCTTTGACGGCCTTAAAGTTCCGAAATTCAACTTATCAAAAAATGGTGTGCATAGTGGTCATGTCCAAACTGGTCTTAGAGATCCATTCTGCATTGTGAAGAATGGGAAAGGAAAATGCAAG GATGGTTATACAGCAGAAGTAACAGGTCCAGAGGCAGTGACAGTGCTTGTTGCTACAAAAGCAAAACCAAATAAGGATGTTGAAAGCCCACTTAACAGAGAATTCTTTAAAAGCTTCTTGGAA GTTCTAAACAGCCCTCAACAAACAGGGAAATTCAATTTTACAACACAATTTCCTTTCTACAAGGAAGTGACATATAAACCAGATTTTGGAAATACTAAACTGGGCAAACCTGTTGTGTTTGACATGGATATGAGTGCTGGAGACTTTCTAGCTTTGCTTTACCTCCTCAAAGTTCCTGTTGAAGAGATTAATCTCAAG GCAATACTAGTGACCCCTACTGGTTGGGCAAATGCTGCAACAATAGATATCATATATGACTTGCTGCATATGATGGGTCGTGACGACATTCCAGTTGGTCGAGGAGATGTATTTGCTATGAACCAATCTGACCCATCTTTCTCTGCGGTTGGAGACTGCAAAAATGTTAAGGCTATCCCACATGGGGGTGGTGGATTACTGGATTCAGACACTCTCTACGGCCTCGCTCGTGACTTACCTCGAAGCCCAAGAAG GTATACAGCAGAAAATTCTGTGAAATATCAAGCCCCACGGGATACAGATAACCCTGAACTCAGGCAACCACTAGCATTGGAAGTTTGGGAGTCTGTGGTGAAAACATTGGATCCAGGATCTAAGGTTATCATATTGACCAATGGACCATTGACTACTCTAGCAAGCATTATTTTGTCGGAAAATAACACTAGCTCTCTAATTCAG GATGTGTATATAGTTGGAGGACATATCTGCCGCAGTGAAAATGACAAAGGAAATGTGTTTTCGATTCCTTCCAGTGAATATGCCGAGTTCAATATGTTTCTTGACCCTTTGGCTGCAAAGACTGTGTTTGATTCCTCACTTAACATCACACTCATTCCTCTTGGCATCCAGCAGAGAGTTAGtgattttccaaaaatattaAAAAGGCTGCGCAGCACGAAGAAGACAACACCAGAAGCTCTGTTTGCCTGGCGATTGCTGTCAAGGCTATACCGTTTGCAACAATTACACCATAGCTATCACCACATG GGAACTTTCTCAGGGGAACTCCTTGGTGCAGTTCTCTTGGACGGTGATTCTCATCTGAGCCAAAGCTTCAAACTCAAACACTTCAAAGTGTTTGCTGATGATATTGAATCCAGAGATGGGGAAATTTTGACTTATCAAAACCAAGGAAAATTAGTCAAAGTATTGGACAAAGTAAATCCCAGGGCATATTATGAACTTTTCGCAGAACGGCTAAGTGATTCAAAGCAGTCTGCTGTATTAGCAAGTTTTGAAGAGCAAAAAAAATTGTGGCAGAAACCACCAAATCAAACTGAGCCTGCAGAGTAG
- the LOC133711968 gene encoding nucleoside hydrolase 3-like isoform X2 produces the protein MNNPHLKKNVKHIYVMGGGVRSKNPTGCCPKNATSTCVPEQCGDPGNLFTDYTSNPYAEFNIYGDPFAAYQVIHSGIPVTLVPLDATNTIPINQNFYEAFEKSQTTYEAQYCFKSLKMQHDTWFDNQFFTSYFMWDSFTSGVAVSIMQNSDNSSHPENEFAEMEYMNITVITSNEPYGVSDGSDPFFDGLKVPKFNLSKNGVHSGHVQTGLRDPFCIVKNGKGKCKDGYTAEVTGPEAVTVLVATKAKPNKDVESPLNREFFKSFLEVLNSPQQTGKFNFTTQFPFYKEVTYKPDFGNTKLGKPVVFDMDMSAGDFLALLYLLKVPVEEINLKAILVTPTGWANAATIDIIYDLLHMMGRDDIPVGRGDVFAMNQSDPSFSAVGDCKNVKAIPHGGGGLLDSDTLYGLARDLPRSPRRYTAENSVKYQAPRDTDNPELRQPLALEVWESVVKTLDPGSKVIILTNGPLTTLASIILSENNTSSLIQDVYIVGGHICRSENDKGNVFSIPSSEYAEFNMFLDPLAAKTVFDSSLNITLIPLGIQQRVSDFPKILKRLRSTKKTTPEALFAWRLLSRLYRLQQLHHSYHHMGTFSGELLGAVLLDGDSHLSQSFKLKHFKVFADDIESRDGEILTYQNQGKLVKVLDKVNPRAYYELFAERLSDSKQSAVLASFEEQKKLWQKPPNQTEPAE, from the exons ATGAATAATCCACACTTGAAGAAGAATGTTAAGCATATTTATGTGATGGGGGGTGGTGTGAGATCAAAGAACCCAACTGGTTGTTGCCCCAAAAATGCCACCTCGACTTGTGTGCCTGAGCAGTGTGGTGATCCTGGTAACTTGTTCACTGACTATACCAGTAATCCTTATGCAGAGTTCAATATCTATGGAGACCCTTTTGCTGCTTACCAG GTTATTCATTCAGGAATTCCTGTCACCCTTGTTCCTTTAGATGCAACAAACACCATTCCGATTAATCAAAACTTCTATGAAGCATTTGAGAAGAGTCAGACTACATATGAGGCACAATATTGCTTCAAGTCCTTGAAAATGCAACATGATACTTGGTTCGACAACCAATTCTTCACT AGCTATTTTATGTGGGACTCTTTTACATCTGGTGTAGCAGTCTCAATCATGCAAAACTCGGATAATAGCAGTCATCCAGAGAATGAATTTGCTGAAATGGAGTACATGAACATAACTGTTATTACTTCGAATGAACCTTATGGGGTCTCTGATGGCTCCGATCCTTTCTTTGACGGCCTTAAAGTTCCGAAATTCAACTTATCAAAAAATGGTGTGCATAGTGGTCATGTCCAAACTGGTCTTAGAGATCCATTCTGCATTGTGAAGAATGGGAAAGGAAAATGCAAG GATGGTTATACAGCAGAAGTAACAGGTCCAGAGGCAGTGACAGTGCTTGTTGCTACAAAAGCAAAACCAAATAAGGATGTTGAAAGCCCACTTAACAGAGAATTCTTTAAAAGCTTCTTGGAA GTTCTAAACAGCCCTCAACAAACAGGGAAATTCAATTTTACAACACAATTTCCTTTCTACAAGGAAGTGACATATAAACCAGATTTTGGAAATACTAAACTGGGCAAACCTGTTGTGTTTGACATGGATATGAGTGCTGGAGACTTTCTAGCTTTGCTTTACCTCCTCAAAGTTCCTGTTGAAGAGATTAATCTCAAG GCAATACTAGTGACCCCTACTGGTTGGGCAAATGCTGCAACAATAGATATCATATATGACTTGCTGCATATGATGGGTCGTGACGACATTCCAGTTGGTCGAGGAGATGTATTTGCTATGAACCAATCTGACCCATCTTTCTCTGCGGTTGGAGACTGCAAAAATGTTAAGGCTATCCCACATGGGGGTGGTGGATTACTGGATTCAGACACTCTCTACGGCCTCGCTCGTGACTTACCTCGAAGCCCAAGAAG GTATACAGCAGAAAATTCTGTGAAATATCAAGCCCCACGGGATACAGATAACCCTGAACTCAGGCAACCACTAGCATTGGAAGTTTGGGAGTCTGTGGTGAAAACATTGGATCCAGGATCTAAGGTTATCATATTGACCAATGGACCATTGACTACTCTAGCAAGCATTATTTTGTCGGAAAATAACACTAGCTCTCTAATTCAG GATGTGTATATAGTTGGAGGACATATCTGCCGCAGTGAAAATGACAAAGGAAATGTGTTTTCGATTCCTTCCAGTGAATATGCCGAGTTCAATATGTTTCTTGACCCTTTGGCTGCAAAGACTGTGTTTGATTCCTCACTTAACATCACACTCATTCCTCTTGGCATCCAGCAGAGAGTTAGtgattttccaaaaatattaAAAAGGCTGCGCAGCACGAAGAAGACAACACCAGAAGCTCTGTTTGCCTGGCGATTGCTGTCAAGGCTATACCGTTTGCAACAATTACACCATAGCTATCACCACATG GGAACTTTCTCAGGGGAACTCCTTGGTGCAGTTCTCTTGGACGGTGATTCTCATCTGAGCCAAAGCTTCAAACTCAAACACTTCAAAGTGTTTGCTGATGATATTGAATCCAGAGATGGGGAAATTTTGACTTATCAAAACCAAGGAAAATTAGTCAAAGTATTGGACAAAGTAAATCCCAGGGCATATTATGAACTTTTCGCAGAACGGCTAAGTGATTCAAAGCAGTCTGCTGTATTAGCAAGTTTTGAAGAGCAAAAAAAATTGTGGCAGAAACCACCAAATCAAACTGAGCCTGCAGAGTAG